The following is a genomic window from Clostridia bacterium.
ATGTACGGCACAGAGGGACTGTCCCCTTGTGTCTTGCTTGTTTAGGGAATATATAATAACCTTTATAAATATCCGGAGGTGGAAAAATGAATAGTGGAGCTATAATAACAATAGTGATAGCCACCAGCATCATAGGTTACAGCATTTATGCCATAGTACGTAACATAAAAAAGCAAATAAAAGGGGAATGCACAGGCTGTAGCGGTGATTGTTCAGCCTGTAATATAAAGAAACCATCAACCAAATGATGGTTTCTTTATTTATATTTATTTTGCAATATTTAAAGTTCAATTATTCATCACCAGCAATTTATGTGGTATAATCAGGTATTATATACGAATTTATATAAATAAAGTGGATAAAACAAAAAATCAAGGTGGTGCTGCAAGGTGCAAAGAAGGGACAAGCAAAACTATTACCTTGACATTGCAGAAACAGTATTGGAACGGGGCACATGCTTGAGGAGGAACTATGGAGCTATAATAGTAAAAAATGATGAGATAATTTCATCAGGTTATACAGGTGCTCCACGAGGCAGGGCTAATTGCATAGATCTAGGGTATTGCATGAGGGAGGAGATGGCTGTCCCCAGAGGAGAAAGATACGAGCTATGCAGATCTGTCCATGCAGAACAAAATGCCATAATAAGTTCCAGCAGGAGAGACATGATAGGTTCTACCCTTTATTTAGTAGGCAGAGATATGAAGACCGGCTTCTACGTTGAAAATGCTAGCCCTTGCTCTATGTGCAAAAGATTTATAATAAACGCTGGCATTGAAAAAGTAGTGATAAGAGATACCAAAGATCTCTTCAGAACAATCCAAGTCAATGATTGGGTAGTAAATGATGATTCATTATCAGGGAAATTGGGTTATTGAATAAATTGAGATATTAGTATAGAATGAGGGATTAAGCAAAACCTAATTGACAGATAAGTCTAATCTTTTGTAGTTTGGTAAAGTTTTTTTGAGAATGAATAAAGGAAGTTGATTACATTATCAGAATTTTGCACGAGGAATGGAAATATAACTGATATAGTACATTGACTCTATTAATATATTGTTATAGAGTAAAATTGATAATATTTTAACAAACTATACAGCATAAAAGGTGGTGATGTATTTGGCATTAGAAGTTATAAACACTATAGAGTCTGCAGAACAAGAGGCTCACGAAATTATAAAAAAGGCACATATCCAAGCTAGAGATATGGTTAATCAGGCCGAAAAAGAATATTATAAAGTTATTTCCTGTGCTGTTGAAGATGCGAAAAAACAAGCAGAGGATTTAATTAAAAATGCTGAACAACAGGCAGATGAGCAACTTATGCCACTGAGACAACAGAACAAGCAGCGATGTATGGAAATAAGAGATATGGCATCTAAGAATATGGATGAGGCGGTTTCCTTTATTATGGGAAGGGTAGTGAAAGCTCATGGCAATGGTTGAAATGAAAAAAATGTTTCTGGTAGGTCATCAAAATGACAAGCAAGAAATAGTAAAAAGACTTCAGCAGATGGGCAATGTAGAGATAATAAGTCTGGAAAATAAAATAAAAGACCAGCAGATGGGGGATTCCGTAGAAAAAGATATGGATTCTGAAGCTGTAAAGGTGCTGGATGAAAGAATAGATAAGATAAAATACTCTATAGATTTTATTTCTGCTTATGATAATGCTAAAAAAGGCTTATTTGCTGGTAAAGAAGAGTTGACCACCGAGAAATATAGGGAGTTTATCAACGATATTGATAGATTTGAAGATATATATAAGCAGTGCAGCATGCTTGATGGACTATTGACTGAATTTAAGAACGAAAAAAACCGATTAAAAAATACAAAGCAGCAGCTAGAACCGTGGATCAATTTGGATGTACCCTTGAATCAAATACAAGAAACTGAGACGGTGTCCATGTCCATAGGTATGGTAGCAAAGGTGGATATGGATGAGTTTGTGGATTCAGTGGAAAAGTCCGGAGAAGGGCTTGCACATATCGAGATATTAGATAGCGGGAAAGATGAAATATATGCTTTTGTAATTTATCATAAATCAGTTTCTGAACAAGTTA
Proteins encoded in this region:
- a CDS encoding deaminase; translation: MQRRDKQNYYLDIAETVLERGTCLRRNYGAIIVKNDEIISSGYTGAPRGRANCIDLGYCMREEMAVPRGERYELCRSVHAEQNAIISSSRRDMIGSTLYLVGRDMKTGFYVENASPCSMCKRFIINAGIEKVVIRDTKDLFRTIQVNDWVVNDDSLSGKLGY
- a CDS encoding FeoB-associated Cys-rich membrane protein, giving the protein MNSGAIITIVIATSIIGYSIYAIVRNIKKQIKGECTGCSGDCSACNIKKPSTK